The stretch of DNA TTACGGCGCCTCCACGCCGGTGGTCAAGGTCGGCCGCATGGCCGGCCAGTACGCCAAGCCCCGCAGCTCGGACACCGAGACCCGCGGCGAGGTCACCCTGCCCGCCTTCCGCGGTGACTCCGTCAACAGCCACGAGTTCACCCCCGAGGCCCGCATCCCCGACCCCACGCGCATGCTGGACGCCTACCTGCGCTCGGGCACCACCCTCAACCTCATCCGCGCCTTCACGATGGGCGGCTACGCGGACCTGCGTGAGGTCCACTCCTGGAACCGCGGCTTCACCGCCAACCCCGCCTACAAGCGCTTCGAGTCCTTCGCCGACGAGATCGACCGGGCCATGCGCTTCATGGAGGCCGCAGGCGTCGACTTCGACGCCCTGCGCCAGGTCGACTTCTACGCCGCCCACGAGGCTCTTCTCCTGGAGTACGAGGACGCCATGATCCGTGAGGACTCCCGCACCGGGCGCCTCTACGACACCTCCGCCCACATGCTCTGGGTGGGGGAGCGCACCCGCGAGGCCGACGGCGCTCACGTCGCCATCCTCACCGGCGTCCACAACCCCGTCGGCGTCAAGGTCGGCCCCACCACGTCCCCCGACGACGTCGCCCGGCTCATGGACCGCCTCAACCCCGACGGCGTTCCCGGGCGCCTGTCCCTCATCACCCGCATGGGTGCGGGCCGCATCCGCGAGGCCCTGCCGACGCTGGTCGAGGCGGTGCGCGCCGACGGGCGCCCCGTCACGTGGATTACCGACCCCATGCACGGCAACACCATTACCTCGGACAACGGCTACAAGACCCGCCGATTCGAGACCATCCTCGATGAGATCCGCGGTTTCTTCGAGGTCCACCGCTCCCTGGGCACCGTCCCGGGCGGCATCCACGTCGAGCTCACCGGCGACGACGTCACCGAGGTCCTCGGCGGCGGCGAGCACATCGACGAGGCCGGCCTGGCCGAGCACTACGAGACCCTCGTCGACCCGCGCCTCAACCACCAGCAGTCCCTCGAGGTCGCCTTCGAGATCGCCGAGATGCTCAAGGGCTGAAGGCCCCGCCGGGAGCCGTCCCGCCCCGCCGGGCCGGCGAAGCGAGGCCCGGTCGCGACCTCACCGGACCGGGATGCCGCCGTCAGAAGATGTTGATGGTGACCTTGGAGTCCGACTTGACGCTGGAACCCGGCGCGGGGTCGGTGGAGCGCACGGTCCCGAACGGGCCGCCCAGGCGCCTGTTGACCTCCACCTTGAGGCCGGCGTCCTCCAGGGTCTTCTTGGCCTCGTCCTCGCTCTTGCCCGTCACGTCGGGGACTGCCACCTTCTCCGGCCCCTTGGAGACGGTCAGGTCCACCGAGTCGCCCTTGGAGTAGCCCGAGGCGCCGGCGATGGGGGAGGAGGAGATGACCTTCCCCTTGTCCACGGAGTCGGAGTAGTCCTGACTGACCTTGCCCTTCTTGAGGCCGGCGTCCTCCAGGGTCTTCTTGGCGTCGTCCTCGTTCATGCCGGTGACGTCGGGGATGGTGGCCGGTTCCTTGCCCTTGGAGACCACGATCGAGACCTTCTCGGTGTGCTCGATGACTTTGCCGGCCTTGGGATCGGAGGAGATCACCTTGCCCGACGCGACGCTGGCGGAGTACTCCTCGGTGACGGTCCCCAGGGTCAGGCCCGCACCCTTGATCGCGGCGCCGGCCTGGTCCTTGGTCTTTCCGATGACGTCGGGAACCGTCTTGGTCTCCACACCCCGGGAGATGACGGTGGTGACGGCGCGGCCGAGCCCCACCTTCTGGCCGGCCCTCGGCTGGCAGGAGATGACGTGTCCGGCCGGGACCGTGTCGGAGTAGGCCCGCGCCGGCGTGCCCCAGTTGAGCCCCTGCTTCTCCAGGGC from Actinomyces sp. Marseille-P3109 encodes:
- a CDS encoding class II 3-deoxy-7-phosphoheptulonate synthase, giving the protein MNELSVARTDAQASTWRHLPALQQPAYPDEAALAGVVADLRRRPPLVFAGEVDSLRDLIAQASAGDAFVLMGGDCAESFVHNTADNIRLKVQTILQMAAVLTYGASTPVVKVGRMAGQYAKPRSSDTETRGEVTLPAFRGDSVNSHEFTPEARIPDPTRMLDAYLRSGTTLNLIRAFTMGGYADLREVHSWNRGFTANPAYKRFESFADEIDRAMRFMEAAGVDFDALRQVDFYAAHEALLLEYEDAMIREDSRTGRLYDTSAHMLWVGERTREADGAHVAILTGVHNPVGVKVGPTTSPDDVARLMDRLNPDGVPGRLSLITRMGAGRIREALPTLVEAVRADGRPVTWITDPMHGNTITSDNGYKTRRFETILDEIRGFFEVHRSLGTVPGGIHVELTGDDVTEVLGGGEHIDEAGLAEHYETLVDPRLNHQQSLEVAFEIAEMLKG